In Arthrobacter sp. UKPF54-2, the following are encoded in one genomic region:
- a CDS encoding bifunctional 4-hydroxy-2-oxoglutarate aldolase/2-dehydro-3-deoxy-phosphogluconate aldolase: protein MASEPTPEHLLAGIRETRLVAIVRGTDGGAAARAALAAMEEGFRYVEIALTTPDALAAIRTVRAAAPAGCFVGAGTVLTAADVAEVAEAGGQFMVTPSLASSIQESARLGIPVLAGALTPSEAYEAMNRGATAVKLFPASIGGPGYLKALRDPFPGIPFIAVGGVGLDQAAGYWDAGAVAVGLGGPLFGDAGSGGDLAPVRERARAFVGLAAGYGRDSAAEPAR, encoded by the coding sequence ATGGCATCCGAGCCCACCCCCGAGCACCTGCTCGCCGGGATCCGCGAGACGCGCCTCGTGGCGATCGTGCGTGGCACCGACGGCGGAGCCGCCGCCAGGGCCGCCCTCGCGGCCATGGAGGAAGGTTTCCGCTACGTCGAAATCGCCCTGACCACCCCGGACGCGCTTGCCGCCATTCGCACGGTCCGCGCCGCCGCCCCAGCAGGCTGCTTCGTCGGAGCCGGCACCGTCCTCACCGCCGCGGACGTGGCGGAGGTGGCCGAGGCCGGCGGCCAGTTCATGGTGACGCCGTCGCTGGCGAGCTCCATCCAGGAATCCGCCCGCCTCGGCATCCCCGTCCTGGCCGGCGCGCTGACCCCCAGCGAGGCCTACGAGGCGATGAACCGCGGCGCCACCGCGGTGAAGCTCTTCCCCGCCTCGATCGGCGGCCCCGGCTACCTCAAGGCACTCCGCGACCCCTTCCCCGGCATCCCGTTCATCGCGGTGGGCGGCGTCGGGCTGGACCAGGCCGCCGGATACTGGGACGCCGGCGCGGTCGCCGTCGGACTCGGCGGCCCGCTGTTCGGCGACGCCGGCTCGGGCGGCGACCTTGCCCCGGTGCGCGAGCGGGCCCGGGCGTTCGTTGGCCTGGCCGCCGGCTACGGCCGGGACAGCGCCGCGGAGCCTGCGCGGTGA
- a CDS encoding sugar kinase, translated as MSVDVLTLGESMVSLRSAGPLSAGGSLAMHVAGAESNVAVGVARLGHSVAWAGVVGADPHGEFILRQLRSEGLAVHHRVDAARATGVMFLERRTADISRAYYYRAGSAGSTISRGDVDRAFAAGPRVLHLTGITAALSPEARRAVEYAAARGAAEGLVVSLDVNYRSKLWSRDEARAVLTPLARHATVLVASDDELGLVADGGAAVGADPDAAELAMAAELLDRGVREVVVKRGAAGAGVHTAAGRLEAPAVPVTCIDTVGAGDAFTAGYLSALLDGGDVAERLRRGTLAGAFAVSTAGDCEGLPSAAELALLGTAPDGSTQR; from the coding sequence GTGAGCGTCGACGTGCTCACGCTCGGCGAGTCGATGGTCTCGCTGCGTTCGGCGGGGCCGCTGTCCGCCGGCGGCAGCCTGGCCATGCACGTGGCCGGGGCGGAGTCTAACGTCGCCGTCGGCGTCGCCCGGCTGGGGCACAGCGTGGCGTGGGCCGGCGTCGTCGGCGCGGACCCGCACGGCGAATTCATCCTGCGGCAGCTGCGGAGCGAGGGCCTCGCGGTGCACCACCGGGTGGATGCCGCCCGCGCCACCGGGGTGATGTTCCTGGAGCGGCGCACCGCGGACATCAGCCGCGCCTACTACTACCGCGCCGGGTCAGCGGGCTCCACGATCAGCCGCGGGGACGTGGACCGGGCCTTCGCCGCAGGCCCCCGGGTCCTGCACCTGACCGGCATCACCGCCGCCCTCAGCCCCGAAGCCCGCCGCGCCGTCGAATACGCCGCCGCACGCGGCGCCGCCGAAGGGCTGGTGGTCTCCCTCGACGTCAACTACCGCAGCAAACTGTGGTCCCGCGACGAGGCTCGCGCCGTCCTCACCCCCCTCGCCCGGCACGCCACCGTCCTGGTGGCCTCCGACGACGAACTCGGCCTCGTCGCCGACGGCGGCGCCGCCGTCGGCGCGGACCCGGACGCAGCCGAACTGGCCATGGCCGCCGAGCTGCTGGACCGCGGCGTGCGGGAAGTGGTGGTCAAGCGCGGCGCCGCCGGCGCCGGCGTGCACACCGCCGCAGGCCGCCTTGAAGCCCCCGCCGTCCCCGTGACCTGCATCGACACCGTCGGGGCCGGGGACGCCTTCACCGCCGGCTACTTGTCGGCCCTGCTCGACGGCGGGGACGTCGCCGAGCGCCTGCGCCGAGGCACCCTCGCCGGCGCCTTCGCGGTCAGCACCGCCGGTGACTGCGAGGGCCTGCCCAGCGCCGCGGAACTGGCGCTGCTTGGCACCGCCCCGGACGGCAGCACCCAACGCTAA
- the manD gene encoding D-mannonate dehydratase ManD — translation MKIIAADVFVTSPSRNFVTLRITTEDGVTGIGDATLNGRELAVAAYLKEHVAQLLIGKDPHRIEDTWQFLYRSAYWRRGPVTMAAIAAVDMALWDIKGKLAGMPVYQLLGGASRNGLRAYGHASGSDLESLFDSVREHLALGYKSIRIQTAVPGIKAVYGVAAQAQASGERYDYEPAGRGAFPQEEDWDTRAYLRHLPTVFEAVRNEFGPELPLLHDGHHRMTPIQAAKLGKALEPYDLFWLEDCTPAENQEALRLVRQHTTTPLAIGEIFNTVYDFQALIKEQLIDYVRAASTHFGGISPLKKVMDYAAQYQIKSGFHGPTDISPVGFAAQLHVGLAIHNYGIQEYMQHSDATNDVFEQSMTFVDGYLHPGETPGIGVEFNEEAAAAYPYQQAYLPYNRLVDGTVHDW, via the coding sequence GTGAAAATTATTGCCGCCGACGTTTTTGTCACCAGCCCCTCCCGGAACTTCGTTACCCTGCGGATCACGACTGAGGACGGTGTCACCGGGATCGGTGACGCGACGCTGAATGGCCGTGAGCTGGCCGTCGCCGCGTACCTCAAGGAGCACGTCGCTCAGCTGCTGATCGGCAAGGACCCGCACCGGATCGAGGACACCTGGCAGTTCCTCTACCGCTCCGCGTACTGGCGCCGCGGACCCGTCACCATGGCCGCGATCGCCGCCGTCGACATGGCCCTGTGGGACATCAAGGGCAAGCTGGCCGGGATGCCGGTGTACCAGCTCCTGGGCGGGGCCTCCCGGAACGGACTGCGCGCCTACGGTCACGCCTCCGGCTCGGACCTGGAGTCCCTGTTCGACTCGGTGCGCGAGCACCTGGCGCTGGGCTACAAGTCGATCCGCATCCAGACCGCGGTGCCCGGCATCAAGGCCGTCTACGGGGTCGCGGCCCAGGCGCAGGCCTCCGGCGAACGGTACGACTACGAACCGGCCGGGCGCGGCGCGTTCCCGCAGGAAGAGGACTGGGACACCCGGGCCTACCTGCGGCACCTGCCCACCGTGTTCGAGGCCGTGCGCAACGAGTTCGGCCCCGAGCTGCCGCTGCTGCACGACGGGCACCACCGGATGACGCCGATCCAGGCCGCGAAGCTGGGCAAGGCGCTGGAGCCCTACGACCTGTTCTGGCTGGAGGACTGCACCCCGGCGGAGAACCAGGAGGCGCTGCGCCTGGTCCGGCAGCACACCACCACCCCGCTGGCGATCGGTGAAATCTTCAACACCGTCTACGACTTCCAGGCCCTGATCAAGGAACAGCTGATCGACTACGTCCGGGCCGCCTCCACGCACTTCGGCGGGATCAGCCCGCTGAAGAAAGTCATGGACTACGCCGCGCAATACCAGATCAAGTCCGGCTTCCACGGCCCCACCGACATCTCCCCGGTCGGGTTCGCCGCGCAGCTGCACGTGGGCCTGGCGATCCACAACTACGGGATCCAGGAGTACATGCAGCACTCGGATGCGACCAACGATGTCTTCGAGCAGTCCATGACCTTCGTGGACGGCTACCTGCACCCGGGCGAGACGCCCGGCATCGGCGTCGAATTCAACGAGGAAGCCGCTGCCGCGTACCCCTACCAGCAGGCCTACCTGCCGTACAACCGGCTCGTCGACGGCACCGTTCACGACTGGTGA
- a CDS encoding DNA alkylation repair protein yields MGVMNELINPGVVATLEHILAAASPGLRLPQLAATAGLLEARSLRERTDLLSRAILADLPGGYAEAASLFRRALTDPGFTGWMIWPVSESAVSRALAGSHPGDFTDCLALLAELTPRLTGEFAIRRLLAADLDGALDVIQGWTSHPDWHVRRLASEGTRAYLPWAIRVPELTARPAATLPILDALYRDPVEDVRRSVANHLNDLARHAPDAVVATAARWMAAPDANTARVVRHGLRTLIKKAHPGALELLGFPPAPLAVTPPRLDRSVVELPGELGFAFDVANTGPEEARIAVDYVVHYAKASGVLAEKVFKLGTAVLGPGESRTFTKRHAFRQMTTRVHHAGDHALQPQVNGVRHPEARFTVVT; encoded by the coding sequence ATGGGCGTGATGAATGAACTGATCAACCCGGGTGTCGTGGCCACGCTGGAGCACATCCTGGCCGCGGCATCCCCCGGCCTCCGTTTGCCCCAGCTCGCCGCAACGGCCGGGCTCCTTGAGGCACGGAGCCTGCGGGAACGCACCGACCTCCTTAGCCGCGCCATCCTCGCCGATCTCCCCGGCGGCTACGCCGAGGCGGCGTCCCTCTTCCGCCGGGCACTGACGGACCCGGGCTTTACCGGCTGGATGATCTGGCCCGTCAGCGAGTCGGCGGTCAGCCGCGCGCTCGCGGGATCGCATCCGGGCGATTTCACGGACTGCCTGGCGCTGCTCGCCGAGCTGACTCCCCGGCTGACCGGGGAATTCGCGATCCGGCGGCTCCTCGCCGCGGACCTGGACGGCGCTCTGGACGTTATCCAGGGCTGGACCTCCCATCCGGACTGGCACGTCCGCCGACTGGCCAGCGAGGGCACGAGGGCCTACCTGCCGTGGGCCATCCGGGTCCCCGAACTCACGGCCCGCCCCGCGGCAACCCTGCCGATCCTCGACGCCCTGTACCGCGACCCGGTCGAGGATGTCCGGCGGTCCGTCGCGAACCACCTGAACGATCTGGCCCGGCACGCTCCGGACGCCGTGGTGGCCACCGCCGCCCGCTGGATGGCTGCCCCGGACGCCAACACGGCCCGGGTGGTGCGGCACGGCCTGCGGACCCTGATCAAGAAGGCCCACCCTGGGGCGCTGGAGCTGCTGGGGTTCCCGCCGGCTCCGCTCGCGGTGACGCCGCCCCGGCTTGACCGCAGCGTCGTCGAGCTTCCCGGGGAACTCGGGTTCGCATTCGATGTCGCCAACACCGGACCGGAGGAGGCCCGCATCGCCGTCGACTACGTTGTGCACTACGCGAAGGCCAGCGGCGTCCTGGCGGAAAAGGTGTTCAAGCTCGGAACGGCCGTGCTCGGGCCGGGCGAATCGAGGACCTTTACGAAGCGCCACGCCTTCCGCCAGATGACCACCCGGGTCCACCACGCCGGCGATCACGCCCTGCAGCCGCAGGTCAACGGGGTGCGCCATCCGGAGGCCCGGTTCACGGTGGTGACGTAG
- a CDS encoding phosphatase PAP2 family protein translates to MAEQETGKSSGWWRVFHDKFVVEERYMDADARRNLYRTAVGLMVAGAVLFTFILVSVLQHGGISAVDEPVRSWLVTLRGEPATTIMIILAIVFGPIGLPIIILVVTVAWGLLAKHAWRPMVLAGAMLTGVILAQLIGRTVGRQRPPVDLMLFGADSTFSFPSGHVLGACDFLLVTTFLVFSRRQNPKAAVAGFAVAGVGIFFAAVSRLYLGYHWTTDALASLSISFVILGAVILLDTWRTARIPGEPVTGELSKPETGAD, encoded by the coding sequence ATGGCAGAGCAAGAAACCGGGAAATCGTCCGGCTGGTGGCGGGTCTTCCACGACAAGTTCGTGGTGGAGGAACGCTACATGGATGCGGATGCGCGGAGAAACCTCTACCGCACCGCCGTCGGACTTATGGTCGCCGGTGCCGTGTTGTTCACCTTCATCCTGGTCAGCGTCCTGCAGCACGGCGGAATCAGCGCGGTGGATGAGCCGGTGCGTTCCTGGCTGGTGACGCTGCGCGGGGAGCCCGCCACAACCATCATGATCATCCTGGCCATCGTTTTCGGACCCATCGGGCTGCCCATCATCATCCTGGTGGTCACCGTGGCCTGGGGCCTGCTGGCCAAACACGCCTGGCGGCCGATGGTACTGGCCGGCGCCATGCTGACCGGGGTCATTCTGGCGCAGCTGATCGGCCGGACGGTGGGACGGCAGCGGCCGCCCGTGGACCTGATGCTTTTCGGGGCCGACTCCACGTTCTCGTTCCCCTCCGGGCATGTCCTGGGCGCGTGCGACTTCCTGCTCGTCACAACGTTCCTGGTCTTCTCCCGCCGCCAGAACCCCAAGGCCGCCGTCGCGGGCTTCGCTGTGGCCGGCGTCGGCATCTTTTTCGCCGCCGTCAGCCGGCTGTACCTGGGCTACCACTGGACCACCGACGCCCTTGCCTCGCTGTCCATCTCGTTCGTGATCCTGGGCGCCGTGATCCTGCTGGACACCTGGCGGACGGCCCGGATCCCGGGGGAGCCCGTCACCGGCGAACTCTCCAAGCCGGAGACCGGCGCCGACTAG
- a CDS encoding MerR family transcriptional regulator, producing the protein MAERGPDVGVYAISVVAQLVGTGQQNIRLYERKGLLTPDRTAGGTRQYSDTDLAVLRRIGELLEEGLNLAGVAKVLELETANARLRAELKRRGAR; encoded by the coding sequence ATGGCGGAACGGGGGCCCGACGTCGGCGTGTATGCGATCTCAGTGGTGGCACAGCTGGTGGGGACAGGGCAGCAGAACATCCGGCTGTATGAACGGAAGGGCCTGCTGACGCCGGACCGGACGGCGGGCGGCACCAGGCAGTACAGCGACACGGATTTGGCGGTGCTGCGCCGGATCGGCGAACTGCTGGAGGAGGGCCTGAACCTGGCCGGCGTGGCCAAGGTGCTGGAGCTGGAGACGGCCAACGCCCGGCTGCGTGCGGAACTTAAACGCCGCGGGGCGCGCTGA
- a CDS encoding Hsp20/alpha crystallin family protein, whose amino-acid sequence MLMRTDPFRELDRLTQQVFGTTARPAAMPMDAWQEDGEFVVAFDLPGVNVDSVDLDIERNVLTVKAERRDPTQPNVELLASERPRGVFSRQLILGDSLDLDHVKAHYADGVLTLRIPVAEKAKPRKIEITHTQDKLQEIGK is encoded by the coding sequence ATGTTGATGCGTACCGACCCGTTCCGCGAACTGGACCGGCTGACGCAGCAGGTGTTTGGAACGACGGCCCGCCCGGCCGCCATGCCGATGGACGCATGGCAGGAGGACGGCGAGTTTGTGGTTGCGTTCGACCTTCCCGGCGTCAACGTTGACTCGGTGGATCTCGACATCGAGCGCAACGTCCTCACGGTGAAGGCCGAGAGGCGCGACCCGACGCAGCCCAACGTCGAACTGCTGGCCTCCGAGCGGCCCCGCGGGGTGTTCAGCCGCCAGCTGATCCTGGGCGACAGCCTCGACCTGGACCACGTCAAGGCCCACTACGCCGACGGCGTCCTGACCCTCCGCATCCCCGTGGCGGAGAAGGCCAAGCCGCGGAAGATCGAAATCACCCACACGCAGGACAAGCTGCAGGAGATCGGGAAGTAA
- a CDS encoding DnaJ domain-containing protein, whose protein sequence is MNRDPRGFYAALQVAPDATPAEIQRSFRALMRLRHPDREAAAAPAVAGAEPGAADRAADEVRLILESFAVLRNPASRAEYDPAVRSPAAGPAAAEGRSIPVRHHRDREPVLRVTPVRWERPE, encoded by the coding sequence ATGAACCGTGACCCGCGTGGGTTCTACGCCGCCCTGCAGGTGGCGCCGGACGCCACGCCGGCGGAGATCCAGCGCTCTTTCCGTGCGCTCATGCGGCTCCGGCACCCGGATCGGGAGGCAGCCGCCGCCCCAGCCGTTGCCGGCGCCGAGCCCGGCGCCGCGGACCGGGCCGCGGACGAGGTGCGGCTCATCCTGGAGTCGTTCGCCGTCCTGAGGAATCCGGCGTCGCGAGCGGAGTATGACCCCGCCGTACGGTCCCCGGCCGCCGGGCCCGCGGCGGCCGAAGGCCGCAGTATCCCGGTCCGGCACCACCGGGACCGGGAACCGGTGCTGCGGGTGACCCCGGTGCGGTGGGAGCGTCCGGAATGA
- a CDS encoding GH1 family beta-glucosidase encodes MNASAHDLAALLPPGFTMGVATAAFQIEGALDEDGRGPSGWDMFAARPGTIVDDHSPAMACDHYHRMPEDVALMKEMGIDSYRFSLSWPRIQPGGSGPVNPKGLDFYDRLIDLLLANGISPMATLYHWDTPLELDEAGGWMNRDTAYRLGEFAAIAAAAYGDRVTRWVTINEPATVSANGYMLGVHSPGETHMLKALPSVHHQLLGHGLAMQALRAAKVPGDIGLTNVYSPMVPASINPLDKVSAGLMDMAQNRLYADPVLLGKYPDAIRAATFFSSFSPSSEDMELISQPLDFYGLNYYMPTRVAAGPGEGTVPKGMAEAMGNDLNGDGGATPFHVQSFPDTEITAYGWPIRPDYMAVALAEMAERYPELPPVYITEGGASFEDLEIHDAEGRLIVPDERRVRYLAEHIGAAIEATSPGGAAESIELRGYYVWSLLDNFEWSAGYKQQFGLIHVDRDTMARTPKASFYWIRELMAARNRAAGATGANTADAGAAAANTAGANTADANTPAAGTPAADSPAPAAGAPAAGG; translated from the coding sequence ATGAACGCTTCCGCCCACGATCTGGCAGCCCTGCTGCCGCCCGGATTCACCATGGGCGTGGCGACCGCCGCTTTCCAGATCGAGGGGGCGCTGGACGAGGACGGGCGGGGACCCTCGGGCTGGGACATGTTTGCCGCCCGGCCCGGCACGATCGTTGATGACCACAGCCCCGCGATGGCCTGCGACCACTACCACCGGATGCCCGAAGACGTGGCGCTGATGAAGGAAATGGGCATCGATTCGTACCGGTTCTCGCTGTCCTGGCCGCGGATCCAGCCCGGCGGCAGCGGCCCGGTCAACCCCAAGGGGCTGGACTTCTACGACCGGCTGATCGACCTGCTGCTGGCCAACGGGATCTCGCCGATGGCCACGCTCTACCACTGGGACACCCCGCTGGAACTGGACGAGGCCGGCGGCTGGATGAACCGGGACACCGCCTACCGGCTCGGGGAATTCGCCGCGATCGCCGCCGCGGCCTACGGCGACCGGGTGACGCGCTGGGTGACCATCAACGAACCCGCCACGGTGAGTGCCAACGGCTACATGCTGGGCGTGCACTCCCCGGGGGAAACCCATATGCTCAAGGCGCTTCCCAGTGTCCACCACCAGCTGCTGGGCCATGGGCTCGCGATGCAGGCGCTGCGGGCGGCCAAGGTGCCCGGCGACATCGGCCTCACCAACGTCTATTCGCCCATGGTCCCGGCGTCCATCAACCCGCTGGACAAGGTCAGTGCCGGGCTGATGGACATGGCCCAAAACCGCCTGTACGCGGACCCGGTGCTGCTGGGCAAGTACCCGGACGCGATCAGGGCGGCCACGTTCTTCTCCTCCTTCAGCCCCTCCAGCGAGGACATGGAGCTGATCTCGCAGCCGCTGGACTTCTATGGGCTGAACTACTACATGCCCACCCGGGTGGCGGCCGGCCCGGGTGAGGGCACCGTACCCAAGGGCATGGCCGAGGCCATGGGCAACGACCTGAACGGCGACGGCGGCGCGACCCCGTTCCACGTCCAGAGTTTCCCGGACACCGAGATCACCGCCTACGGCTGGCCGATCAGGCCGGACTACATGGCCGTGGCGCTCGCGGAAATGGCCGAGCGTTACCCGGAACTGCCGCCGGTCTACATTACCGAGGGCGGCGCGAGCTTCGAGGACCTGGAGATCCACGACGCCGAGGGGCGGCTGATCGTCCCCGACGAGCGCCGCGTCCGGTATCTCGCCGAGCACATCGGCGCCGCCATCGAGGCGACGTCGCCCGGCGGCGCCGCCGAATCGATTGAGCTGCGCGGCTACTACGTGTGGTCGCTGCTGGACAACTTCGAATGGTCCGCGGGCTATAAGCAGCAGTTCGGCCTGATCCATGTGGACCGGGACACCATGGCCCGCACCCCGAAGGCTTCCTTCTACTGGATCCGGGAGCTCATGGCGGCCCGGAACCGCGCCGCCGGCGCAACCGGTGCCAACACGGCCGACGCGGGCGCAGCCGCAGCCAACACGGCCGGTGCCAACACCGCCGACGCCAACACGCCAGCCGCCGGCACGCCAGCCGCGGACTCGCCGGCGCCGGCCGCGGGTGCGCCCGCGGCCGGGGGCTAA
- a CDS encoding App1 family protein, with protein MEMASQEPPQAKKDSDNRVQGSQAFRLAHLVSDTVNHLRLKAARRWKFSPQTIAYQGYGSTEWVRILGRVVLTSKPTPGSRAEQAAQNGNQNIRGWRAFTSVPIQFVEVDIEIGGTTTRVNADRGGIVDTVVPVQLTPGWHTAVLRAEGTEPAEAKIYVIAPDTTLGIVSDIDDTIMVTALPRPFLALWNTFVLNERARMATPGMAVLMDRLLVEHPEAPVIYLSTGPWNAAPTLARFITRNMYPPGTLLLTDWGLTHDRWFRSGQDHKRRNLELLAKEFPNMRWLLFGDNGQHDEAIYSQFAQAHGDRVAAIGIRQLSTGEAVLAGGHSETGDHTGSNVPWVYSPDGAGMAKRLQELDLL; from the coding sequence ATGGAAATGGCGTCGCAGGAACCACCCCAGGCTAAGAAGGACTCGGACAACAGGGTCCAGGGCAGCCAGGCCTTCCGGCTGGCCCACCTCGTCTCGGACACGGTCAACCACCTCCGCCTCAAGGCCGCCCGGCGCTGGAAGTTCAGCCCGCAAACCATCGCCTACCAGGGCTACGGTTCCACCGAGTGGGTCCGGATCCTGGGCCGCGTGGTGCTCACCAGCAAACCGACCCCCGGCAGCCGGGCCGAGCAGGCGGCACAAAACGGCAACCAGAACATCCGCGGCTGGCGTGCCTTCACGTCCGTCCCGATCCAGTTCGTCGAGGTGGACATCGAGATCGGCGGCACCACCACCCGCGTGAACGCCGACCGCGGCGGCATTGTGGACACCGTGGTCCCGGTCCAGCTGACGCCGGGCTGGCACACCGCCGTGCTTCGCGCCGAGGGCACCGAGCCCGCGGAAGCGAAAATCTACGTGATCGCCCCGGACACCACGCTGGGCATCGTCTCGGACATTGACGACACCATCATGGTGACGGCCCTCCCCCGGCCCTTCCTGGCTCTGTGGAACACCTTTGTGCTCAATGAGCGGGCCCGGATGGCGACGCCGGGGATGGCCGTGCTGATGGACCGGCTGCTGGTGGAACACCCCGAGGCGCCGGTGATCTACCTGTCCACCGGGCCGTGGAACGCCGCGCCGACGCTGGCCCGCTTCATCACCCGCAACATGTACCCGCCCGGCACCCTGCTGCTGACCGACTGGGGCCTGACCCACGACCGCTGGTTCCGCAGCGGCCAGGACCACAAGCGCCGCAATCTGGAGCTGCTGGCCAAGGAGTTCCCCAACATGCGCTGGCTCCTCTTCGGCGACAACGGCCAGCACGACGAGGCGATCTATTCGCAGTTCGCCCAGGCCCACGGCGACCGGGTGGCCGCGATCGGCATCCGCCAGCTCTCGACCGGCGAGGCCGTGCTGGCCGGCGGACACTCCGAAACCGGCGACCACACCGGCTCGAACGTGCCCTGGGTCTACTCCCCCGACGGCGCCGGCATGGCCAAGCGCCTGCAGGAGCTGGACCTCCTTTAG
- a CDS encoding glycoside hydrolase family 15 protein, giving the protein MARIEDYAMVGDLHTAALISTEGSIDWLCLPRFDSPACFNALLDSPKAGRWLLAPAAGGECTRRRYRKNTLILETEWETPEGKVKVIDFMSPRDGAADIVRIVVGVRGSVRMRGELALRFDYGHIVPWVRHDEHGIHAVAGPDAAYLVTEAPLRGEHMQTASDFTIKAGQRVPFVLTWAPSHLGRPRTVDPEAVLEATESFWLQWAAKCQVTGPYRDAVLRSLITLKALTFAPTGGIVAAVTTSLPEELGGERNWDYRYCWLRDATLTLQALLASGYSEEAAAWRNWLLRAVAGDPADLQIMYGLHGERRLPEMTLDWLAGYEGSKPVRIGNGAAGQLQLDVWGEVLDCLALTRTSLLQDGDDSWDVQVALMEHLESAWDRPDNGLWEMRGPRRHFTHSKVMAWVAADRMVKGVRDFGLPGPADRWETLRDTIHADVMAKGFDAKRNTFVQSYGRPELDASLLLIPHVGFLPPDDPRVLGTIDAVQRELTHDGFLLRYRQEQSDDGVPGGEGVFLACSFWLVDALIGAGRRREAKELFERLLALRNDVGLLSEEWDVAAARQLGNTPQAFSHFALVRSALQLQADGR; this is encoded by the coding sequence ATGGCACGCATCGAGGATTACGCTATGGTCGGCGACCTGCACACCGCCGCATTGATCAGCACGGAAGGCTCCATCGACTGGCTGTGCCTGCCGCGCTTCGATTCGCCGGCGTGCTTTAACGCCCTGCTGGACAGCCCCAAGGCGGGCCGCTGGCTGCTCGCCCCCGCGGCCGGCGGCGAATGCACCCGGCGGCGCTACCGCAAGAACACCCTGATCCTTGAAACCGAGTGGGAAACCCCGGAAGGCAAGGTCAAGGTCATCGACTTCATGTCGCCCCGCGACGGCGCAGCGGACATCGTGCGGATCGTGGTGGGGGTCCGCGGGTCGGTGCGGATGCGCGGCGAACTGGCCCTCCGGTTCGACTACGGCCACATCGTCCCCTGGGTCCGCCATGACGAGCACGGCATCCACGCCGTCGCCGGCCCCGACGCCGCCTACCTGGTGACCGAGGCGCCCCTTCGCGGTGAGCACATGCAGACCGCCAGCGACTTCACCATCAAGGCAGGGCAGCGGGTCCCCTTTGTCCTGACCTGGGCGCCCAGCCACCTCGGCCGCCCGCGGACGGTGGATCCGGAGGCGGTCTTGGAAGCCACCGAGTCGTTCTGGCTGCAGTGGGCGGCAAAGTGCCAGGTCACCGGCCCGTACCGCGATGCCGTGCTGCGCTCGCTGATCACCCTCAAGGCGCTGACCTTCGCCCCCACCGGCGGCATCGTGGCGGCCGTGACCACCTCGCTGCCGGAGGAACTTGGCGGGGAACGGAACTGGGATTACCGCTACTGCTGGCTCAGGGACGCGACCCTGACGCTCCAGGCCCTGCTCGCCTCCGGATACTCCGAGGAAGCCGCGGCGTGGCGGAACTGGCTGCTGCGGGCGGTGGCCGGGGATCCTGCCGACCTTCAGATCATGTACGGGCTGCACGGGGAGCGAAGGCTGCCGGAAATGACGCTGGACTGGCTGGCCGGCTACGAGGGATCAAAGCCGGTGCGGATCGGCAACGGCGCCGCCGGGCAGCTGCAGCTGGACGTCTGGGGCGAAGTCCTGGACTGCCTCGCCCTGACCCGGACCTCGCTGCTGCAGGACGGGGATGACTCCTGGGACGTGCAGGTGGCGCTGATGGAGCACCTGGAGTCCGCCTGGGACCGTCCGGACAACGGACTCTGGGAAATGCGCGGGCCGCGCCGCCATTTCACCCACTCCAAGGTGATGGCCTGGGTGGCGGCGGACCGGATGGTCAAGGGCGTCCGGGATTTCGGCCTCCCCGGGCCGGCGGACCGCTGGGAAACGCTCCGCGACACCATCCACGCCGACGTTATGGCCAAGGGATTCGACGCCAAACGCAACACCTTCGTGCAGTCCTACGGCCGGCCCGAACTGGACGCCAGCCTGCTGCTGATCCCGCACGTGGGTTTCCTGCCCCCGGACGATCCACGGGTGCTCGGCACCATCGACGCCGTGCAGCGGGAGCTCACTCACGACGGCTTCCTGCTGCGCTACCGGCAGGAGCAGAGCGACGACGGCGTCCCGGGCGGGGAGGGCGTTTTCCTCGCCTGCTCCTTCTGGCTCGTCGATGCCCTGATCGGCGCCGGCCGGCGTCGGGAAGCCAAGGAACTGTTCGAACGGCTGCTGGCGTTGCGCAACGACGTCGGGCTCCTCAGTGAGGAGTGGGACGTAGCCGCCGCGCGGCAGCTGGGCAACACACCCCAGGCCTTCAGCCACTTCGCGCTGGTCCGGAGCGCCCTGCAGCTGCAGGCGGACGGCCGCTGA